The following are encoded together in the Roseobacter denitrificans OCh 114 genome:
- a CDS encoding efflux RND transporter permease subunit has protein sequence MTGIVDWAAGRARMIVAFILLSIVVGAFSYTTLPKEGEPDIEIPALFVSVPFPGISAADSETLLVKPMETELADLDGLKNMSGTAAENYAGVALEFEFGWDKTKILADVRDAMGKAEANFPDGAEQYSINEINFSEFPIIIVNLSGPVPERTMVRIAKDLQDDIEALDAVLEAGIAGSRDEMLEVLIDPLRLEAYNVTASELISTVQNNNQLIAAGEVDSAQGTFAVKIPSSFDEPRDVYNLPVKTNGDRVVTLGDLAEINLTFEDRAGTARFDGETTVALQVVKRKGFNLIDTAALVKDLVAERSERWPEGLRSAVHVGTSNDQSRIVDSMVQQLQGSVFTAIALVMIVSLAALGIRASLLVGFAIPTSFLLCFAFLAVMGISISNIVMFGLILAVGMLVDGAIVVVEYADKRQQEGVGPMQAYVEAAKRMFWPIVSSTATTLCAFLPMLFWPGVPGEFMGMLPVTLIFVLSASLVVALIYLPVMGGVTGRLERWISQYMQEVAGLAWYLHLALFPIAALMLMTLAGLPPVFDGISARFATMDGLNLLGSVIPTFFVVFLLLVAAAACVAIAIGGFLVLLVSTFALLTRMGRAGRWLAARLFSAEPAQITAGYRRSGFGHVMAAIVGNPAMPLVMAGAVFVFVGTILIYFINNNNGVEFFVESEPEQGIVYVLARGNLSLEEKDALVKDAETIVLAHPGISNAFSFAGQGGLNTDTSGASTPNDMIGQIQFETIPWEERADRPELDGNIVIAELSEQLAQLPGIKTEILEVAQGPASGKPVHLRLKADSFETLTEATKIARTQFDATPGLTLVEDTLPLPGIDWQIDVDVEKAGRYGADVQIVGAMVQLVTRGLLLDTMRIDSSDEEVDIRVRLPAEDRFLSTLDTLKVRTTDGLVPLSNFITRTPVPKLAEINRIDQKRYFDVKADVAPGLVKVVGDPDGTSGELTLAMLRPAGAAADVTAPDGTGYNWTFRANIDNDALQSGLDDGRFRLVPVNANERIAVLTAWLVTDPLPDGVEWEWTGDQEEQAESAAFLQTAFSAALGLMFIILLAQFNSFYNAVLVLVAVVLSTTGVLIGMLVMDQTFSIIMTGTGIVALAGIVVNNNIILIDTYQEYSQYMPRIEAIIRTAQARIRPVLLTTITTMAGLAPMMLGLSLNFSEGGYTLNSPTALWWKQLATAVVFGLGIATVLTLVVTPSMLAIRVWATTYVRWVATLLAKLSLGRASRAARDWALERDARRVANTELIWDDTPAPGPADTTLKAAE, from the coding sequence ATGACCGGCATCGTCGACTGGGCCGCCGGGCGCGCACGCATGATCGTGGCGTTTATCCTGCTGAGCATCGTGGTCGGCGCATTTTCCTACACCACATTGCCGAAAGAGGGCGAGCCGGACATCGAGATACCTGCCCTCTTTGTCTCGGTGCCCTTTCCCGGCATTTCAGCCGCGGACAGCGAAACGCTGCTGGTCAAGCCGATGGAGACGGAGCTTGCCGATCTCGACGGGCTGAAGAACATGAGCGGCACCGCCGCCGAAAACTACGCCGGCGTGGCGCTTGAGTTCGAATTCGGCTGGGACAAGACGAAAATCCTCGCAGATGTGCGCGACGCCATGGGCAAAGCCGAAGCGAATTTCCCGGACGGGGCAGAGCAATATTCGATCAACGAGATCAACTTTTCCGAGTTTCCGATCATCATCGTGAACCTGTCCGGCCCCGTGCCAGAGCGCACAATGGTGCGCATTGCCAAGGACTTGCAGGACGATATCGAAGCATTGGATGCGGTGCTGGAGGCAGGCATCGCCGGATCGCGCGACGAGATGCTGGAGGTGCTGATCGACCCGCTGCGCCTTGAAGCCTATAACGTCACCGCCAGCGAACTGATCTCGACCGTTCAGAACAACAACCAGTTGATAGCCGCGGGTGAGGTGGATTCGGCCCAAGGCACATTCGCCGTCAAAATCCCCTCATCGTTCGATGAGCCGCGCGATGTCTACAACCTCCCGGTCAAGACCAATGGCGACCGCGTCGTGACCCTTGGTGATCTCGCAGAGATCAATCTCACTTTTGAGGACCGCGCGGGGACCGCGCGTTTTGACGGGGAAACCACGGTCGCCTTGCAGGTGGTCAAACGCAAGGGTTTCAACCTGATCGACACCGCCGCACTGGTCAAAGACCTCGTGGCCGAGAGAAGCGAACGCTGGCCGGAAGGCCTGCGCTCGGCGGTGCATGTGGGCACGTCAAATGACCAGTCGCGCATCGTGGACAGCATGGTGCAGCAGCTTCAGGGTTCGGTCTTTACGGCGATTGCGCTGGTGATGATCGTCTCGCTGGCCGCTCTTGGCATACGCGCCTCCCTGCTGGTGGGTTTTGCGATCCCCACGTCTTTCCTGCTCTGTTTCGCCTTTCTCGCCGTGATGGGAATCTCCATCTCGAACATCGTGATGTTCGGACTGATCCTTGCGGTGGGGATGCTGGTGGATGGTGCCATCGTGGTCGTCGAATACGCCGACAAGCGCCAACAGGAAGGCGTCGGCCCCATGCAGGCCTATGTGGAGGCGGCCAAACGGATGTTCTGGCCCATCGTGTCGTCAACTGCCACGACCCTTTGTGCCTTTTTGCCCATGCTCTTCTGGCCCGGTGTGCCGGGTGAATTCATGGGAATGTTGCCCGTCACGCTGATCTTCGTGCTTTCGGCCTCGCTGGTCGTGGCGCTGATCTATCTGCCGGTCATGGGCGGCGTCACAGGGCGTCTGGAACGCTGGATTTCGCAGTACATGCAAGAGGTTGCGGGCCTTGCGTGGTATCTGCACCTCGCGCTCTTCCCGATTGCCGCCTTGATGCTGATGACATTGGCCGGGCTGCCACCGGTGTTTGACGGTATCAGCGCGCGGTTTGCGACGATGGACGGGCTGAACCTGCTCGGCTCCGTGATCCCGACCTTCTTTGTGGTCTTTCTGTTGCTTGTGGCGGCGGCGGCCTGTGTGGCCATTGCCATCGGCGGTTTTCTGGTGCTGCTGGTTTCAACCTTCGCGCTGTTGACCCGCATGGGGCGCGCAGGCCGCTGGCTGGCGGCGCGGCTCTTCAGCGCCGAACCTGCGCAGATCACCGCAGGCTATCGCCGCTCCGGCTTTGGCCATGTGATGGCGGCAATCGTCGGCAACCCGGCCATGCCGCTGGTGATGGCGGGGGCGGTTTTCGTCTTTGTCGGCACGATTCTGATCTATTTCATAAACAACAACAATGGTGTTGAGTTCTTTGTGGAATCCGAACCCGAACAGGGCATTGTCTATGTTCTGGCGCGCGGCAACCTCTCGCTTGAGGAGAAAGACGCGCTTGTGAAAGACGCGGAAACCATCGTGCTGGCCCATCCCGGCATCAGCAACGCGTTTTCCTTCGCGGGGCAAGGCGGGCTGAACACGGATACCTCCGGTGCGTCGACCCCGAACGATATGATCGGCCAGATTCAGTTCGAAACGATCCCCTGGGAGGAGCGCGCCGACCGGCCAGAGCTTGACGGCAATATCGTCATCGCCGAACTCAGTGAGCAACTGGCGCAACTGCCCGGTATCAAAACCGAGATCCTCGAAGTCGCGCAAGGCCCCGCATCGGGCAAACCCGTCCATCTGCGCCTCAAGGCAGACAGCTTTGAAACGCTGACCGAGGCCACGAAAATCGCGCGTACACAGTTTGACGCCACCCCCGGCCTGACCCTTGTAGAAGACACGCTGCCCCTGCCCGGCATCGACTGGCAGATCGACGTGGATGTGGAAAAAGCGGGCCGCTACGGCGCTGATGTGCAGATCGTGGGCGCGATGGTGCAGCTTGTGACACGGGGGCTGCTGCTTGACACCATGCGCATCGACAGTTCGGACGAAGAGGTGGACATCCGCGTCCGCCTGCCCGCTGAGGATCGCTTCCTGTCCACGCTTGACACGCTCAAGGTGCGCACCACCGACGGGCTGGTCCCGCTCAGCAATTTCATCACCCGCACGCCGGTGCCAAAACTGGCCGAGATCAACCGGATCGACCAAAAGCGGTACTTCGATGTTAAGGCCGATGTCGCACCGGGGCTGGTCAAGGTGGTGGGCGACCCCGATGGCACAAGCGGCGAGCTGACCCTCGCCATGCTGCGTCCCGCTGGTGCTGCGGCGGATGTCACCGCGCCGGATGGCACCGGTTACAATTGGACATTTCGCGCGAATATCGACAACGACGCGCTGCAATCAGGTCTTGACGACGGACGCTTCAGGCTGGTGCCTGTGAATGCAAACGAACGTATCGCGGTTCTGACGGCGTGGCTTGTCACCGACCCCCTGCCGGACGGTGTCGAATGGGAATGGACCGGCGATCAGGAAGAACAGGCCGAAAGTGCGGCCTTCCTGCAGACCGCCTTTTCCGCCGCGCTGGGTTTGATGTTCATCATCCTGCTGGCGCAGTTCAACAGTTTTTACAACGCCGTCCTTGTGCTTGTGGCCGTGGTTTTGTCGACCACGGGCGTGCTGATCGGGATGCTGGTCATGGATCAGACGTTTTCCATCATCATGACCGGCACGGGGATCGTGGCGCTGGCCGGCATTGTGGTGAACAACAACATCATCCTGATCGACACCTATCAGGAATACAGCCAGTACATGCCCCGGATCGAGGCGATCATTCGCACCGCCCAAGCCCGCATTCGCCCCGTATTGCTGACCACGATCACCACCATGGCAGGTCTTGCGCCGATGATGCTCGGGCTGAGCCTGAATTTTTCCGAAGGCGGCTACACCCTCAACAGCCCGACGGCGCTGTGGTG
- a CDS encoding efflux RND transporter periplasmic adaptor subunit yields the protein MRIFSIVAAIAVAAALYFAIVDRGALLALLGQDAPAQTGDDSPEAAAQDTVPSSDLVKVVVQRSVAQAIETAVSLRGETRAARVVDVKSETSAIVISDPLRKGENVEKGQILCRLDESTRGAALAQAKAQLEEARARAPEAQARLDQAIAQLAEARINQNASSKLSEGGFASTTRVANAEANVATALASVESARAGVQAAQAGIESAQANVATAEKELERLLIRAPFAGLLESDTAELGTLLQPGDLCATVIQLNPIKLVAFVPETEVERVKIGAQARATLATGQDNVTGQVTFLSRAADEMTRTFLVEIEVANTDMNISDGQTAEILVAGAGAKAHLLPQSALTLNDDGVLGIRSIDENAIVGFHPVKLLRDTPEGVWLTGLADSVDVIVLGQEYVIAGVRVAPTYRDLVQ from the coding sequence ATGCGTATTTTTTCCATCGTTGCAGCGATTGCAGTGGCGGCGGCTTTGTACTTTGCCATCGTTGATCGCGGCGCTCTGCTGGCCCTGTTGGGACAGGATGCCCCCGCCCAGACCGGCGACGATTCGCCGGAAGCGGCGGCGCAAGATACCGTCCCGAGCAGTGATCTGGTCAAGGTCGTGGTGCAAAGGTCGGTGGCCCAGGCCATTGAAACAGCCGTGTCACTGCGGGGCGAAACGCGGGCCGCGCGGGTCGTGGATGTGAAATCCGAAACATCCGCCATCGTGATTTCCGACCCCCTGCGCAAGGGCGAGAATGTGGAGAAGGGTCAGATCCTGTGCCGTCTTGACGAATCCACACGCGGCGCGGCGCTGGCACAGGCCAAGGCACAGTTGGAGGAGGCCCGCGCACGCGCGCCCGAGGCGCAGGCACGTCTGGATCAGGCCATCGCGCAACTGGCCGAGGCGCGGATCAATCAAAACGCATCAAGCAAGTTGAGCGAGGGCGGATTTGCCTCAACCACCCGCGTGGCAAATGCCGAGGCCAATGTCGCAACCGCGCTCGCATCCGTCGAGTCCGCGCGTGCGGGTGTGCAGGCGGCACAGGCCGGGATCGAAAGCGCGCAGGCCAATGTCGCCACCGCCGAAAAAGAGCTGGAACGCCTGCTGATCCGCGCGCCTTTCGCGGGCCTGCTGGAAAGCGACACGGCGGAACTCGGCACGCTTTTGCAGCCCGGTGATCTCTGCGCGACGGTGATACAGCTCAACCCCATCAAACTCGTGGCGTTCGTGCCCGAAACCGAGGTGGAGCGGGTCAAGATCGGTGCGCAGGCGCGCGCCACGCTCGCCACCGGGCAGGACAACGTGACCGGGCAGGTCACATTCCTGTCGCGCGCCGCGGACGAAATGACCCGTACCTTCCTCGTCGAGATCGAGGTGGCCAATACGGATATGAACATCTCCGACGGTCAGACCGCGGAAATCCTCGTCGCGGGCGCAGGTGCCAAGGCGCATCTGCTGCCGCAATCCGCGCTGACCCTGAACGATGATGGCGTGCTCGGCATCCGCAGCATCGACGAGAACGCCATCGTCGGATTCCATCCCGTGAAATTGCTGCGCGACACACCGGAAGGCGTCTGGCTGACCGGGCTGGCGGACAGCGTTGATGTGATCGTTCTGGGTCAGGAATATGTGATTGCAGGTGTTCGCGTCGCCCCCACCTACCGGGATCTTGTGCAATGA
- a CDS encoding tetratricopeptide repeat protein, whose translation MSDTDSFIDEVNEEVRRDRFYLMLRRYGWVAALVVVLIVGGAAWSEYRKAQARAEAERLGDQILDALSLSEPATRQAGLDTIDTATPGAAAVVRLLSAAEAQQAGELDAALAALEQVAVDGDVPEIYRQIAAFKSIVLQADTMDPSERRQQLEALAVPGAPLSFLAQEQLALMEVAAGNTEAALAQYQSILQAEGASADLQQRALQVIVALGGTPELDSLPGLGN comes from the coding sequence ATGAGCGACACAGACAGTTTCATCGATGAGGTCAACGAAGAGGTGCGCCGCGACAGGTTTTACCTGATGCTGCGCCGTTATGGTTGGGTCGCCGCTTTGGTGGTCGTGCTGATCGTGGGCGGTGCCGCGTGGAGCGAATACCGCAAGGCGCAGGCGCGTGCCGAGGCGGAACGTCTGGGCGATCAGATTCTGGACGCCTTGTCGCTGAGCGAACCCGCGACCCGTCAGGCGGGCCTTGATACGATTGACACCGCAACACCCGGCGCGGCCGCCGTGGTGCGCCTTTTGTCCGCCGCCGAAGCGCAGCAGGCCGGTGAACTTGACGCAGCGCTCGCAGCGCTGGAACAGGTCGCCGTTGATGGTGATGTGCCTGAGATTTACCGCCAGATTGCCGCGTTCAAATCCATTGTTCTGCAGGCGGACACGATGGACCCATCCGAACGTCGCCAGCAACTCGAAGCGCTGGCCGTGCCCGGTGCGCCGCTGTCCTTTCTGGCGCAGGAGCAGCTTGCGCTGATGGAAGTCGCCGCTGGCAATACCGAGGCCGCGCTTGCGCAGTATCAGTCGATTTTGCAGGCGGAGGGTGCGAGCGCGGACTTGCAACAACGCGCCTTACAGGTGATTGTGGCGCTCGGCGGCACGCCGGAACTGGATAGTCTTCCCGGGTTGGGGAACTGA
- a CDS encoding PQQ-like beta-propeller repeat protein gives MFFVAPARVSRPLSLLLAATVFLAACAEDDTILVGKRESVESILNGTEATERLAIQNEERAISLPAVQSNDSWPQAYGSPAFRTAHPALAAQISEIWSADIGQGDGRRQRIVATPVVGAGLIYTLDAEALVSATSPSGQTVWQSDVRPARDRGGQATGGGVAYDSGRVFVSLGYGNLVALDAATGAELWRQRLDGTASGTPTIVDGIVYLTAGDDRGWAVTADEGRLLWQLTASPDVTNVLGAPAPAVAGDLAVFAFGSGEVQAVFRRGGLRRWDASVRGERPGTALGSIGDVTAPPVIVGNRVYVGNQSGRLVALSLESGARIWTANEGAEGNIVAAGDSIFILSDLNELLRLDASDGSRIWGTPLPRFVKDRPRRRAEIYAHHGPILAGRRLYVASNDGFLRSFDPASGALVNTVEIAGGATTSPVVAGGVLYVVSSNGRLHAFR, from the coding sequence ATGTTTTTTGTAGCCCCGGCGCGCGTTTCGCGACCTCTGTCTTTACTGCTGGCTGCAACGGTTTTTCTTGCGGCCTGTGCCGAAGACGACACTATTCTGGTGGGCAAGCGCGAGAGCGTCGAATCCATTCTCAACGGGACAGAGGCAACGGAGCGCCTCGCCATCCAGAACGAAGAACGCGCCATTTCCCTGCCCGCGGTGCAATCGAATGACAGTTGGCCGCAGGCCTATGGCTCACCCGCATTTCGCACAGCGCACCCGGCGCTTGCAGCACAGATCAGCGAAATCTGGTCGGCTGACATCGGGCAGGGGGACGGGCGCAGACAGAGAATTGTCGCCACACCGGTTGTCGGGGCCGGGCTGATTTACACCCTGGATGCCGAGGCTCTGGTGAGCGCGACCTCACCGTCCGGGCAAACGGTCTGGCAGTCGGATGTGCGCCCCGCCCGGGATCGCGGCGGTCAGGCAACAGGCGGCGGTGTGGCCTATGACAGCGGGCGCGTTTTCGTCTCGCTGGGGTACGGCAATCTGGTGGCTCTGGATGCGGCAACGGGTGCGGAGTTGTGGCGTCAGCGGCTTGATGGCACAGCCTCCGGCACGCCGACGATCGTTGACGGTATCGTTTATCTGACCGCTGGCGATGATCGCGGCTGGGCGGTTACGGCGGATGAGGGGCGGCTGTTGTGGCAACTCACCGCCTCGCCGGATGTGACGAACGTGTTGGGCGCGCCGGCCCCTGCGGTGGCGGGTGATCTGGCGGTCTTTGCCTTTGGCTCGGGCGAGGTGCAGGCGGTGTTCCGGCGGGGCGGCTTGCGGCGCTGGGATGCATCCGTGCGTGGTGAGCGTCCGGGCACGGCCCTTGGCAGCATCGGCGATGTTACGGCCCCGCCGGTGATCGTGGGCAACCGCGTTTATGTCGGCAATCAGTCGGGGCGACTGGTGGCATTGTCCCTTGAGTCAGGTGCACGCATCTGGACCGCCAATGAGGGGGCAGAGGGCAACATCGTGGCGGCAGGCGACAGTATTTTCATCCTCTCCGATCTCAACGAATTGCTGCGCCTTGATGCCTCTGACGGCAGCCGCATCTGGGGCACGCCCCTGCCGCGTTTCGTCAAGGACCGGCCCAGAAGACGGGCCGAGATTTATGCTCACCACGGGCCGATCCTCGCCGGTAGGCGGCTTTACGTGGCCTCCAACGACGGGTTCCTGCGCAGCTTTGATCCTGCCAGCGGCGCCTTGGTAAACACGGTCGAGATCGCGGGCGGTGCCACGACCAGCCCGGTGGTTGCGGGCGGTGTTCTTTATGTCGTGTCGTCAAATGGCCGATTGCATGCTTTCCGTTGA
- the der gene encoding ribosome biogenesis GTPase Der, producing MSFTLAIVGRPNVGKSTLFNRLVGKRLALVDDQPGVTRDLREGAARLADLRFTVIDTAGLEDVTDDSLQGRMRRLTERAVDMADICLFMVDARVGITPTDLVFADILRKRAGHVVLAANKAEGAAADAGVIEAYSLGLGEPIRLSAEHGEGLNDLYTHLMPLADAYAERAAEDAPETDVALDEDSGDMEAALRMPTANKPLQVAVVGRPNAGKSTLVNQILGEDRLLTGPEAGITRDAISLRTDWVGPEGDVIPMRIFDTAGMRKKAKVQEKLEKLSVGDGLRAVKFAEVVVVLLDAAIPFEQQDLRIADLAEREGRAVVVAVNKWDIEENKQAKLNELRESFERLLPQLRGAPLVTVSARTGRGLDRLHKAVLRAYEVWNRRVTTAQLNRWLAGMLEAHPPPAPQGKRIKLRYMTQAKTRPPGFVVMCSHPDKVPDSYNRYLVNGLRLDFDMPGTPIRLWMRGQNDANPYKGRKKAPPSKLRKHTDGRRKD from the coding sequence ATGTCTTTCACGCTCGCCATCGTAGGGCGGCCCAATGTGGGCAAATCCACGCTGTTCAACCGTCTGGTGGGCAAGCGTCTTGCCCTTGTGGATGACCAGCCGGGCGTTACACGCGATTTGCGCGAGGGGGCGGCGCGGCTGGCGGATCTGCGGTTTACGGTGATTGATACCGCAGGGCTTGAAGATGTGACCGATGACAGCCTGCAGGGGCGGATGCGCCGTTTGACAGAGCGCGCGGTTGATATGGCGGACATCTGCCTCTTCATGGTGGATGCGCGGGTTGGCATCACGCCCACTGATCTGGTGTTCGCTGATATTCTGCGCAAACGCGCGGGGCATGTCGTTCTGGCGGCCAACAAGGCCGAAGGGGCGGCTGCGGATGCCGGTGTGATCGAGGCCTATAGTCTCGGTCTGGGGGAGCCGATCCGCCTGTCTGCGGAACATGGGGAGGGGTTGAACGACCTTTATACCCATCTGATGCCGCTGGCGGATGCCTATGCCGAACGCGCCGCCGAAGACGCACCCGAAACAGATGTCGCGCTGGATGAGGACAGCGGTGACATGGAGGCGGCGCTCCGCATGCCAACGGCCAACAAGCCGTTGCAGGTCGCGGTTGTCGGGCGGCCCAATGCGGGCAAATCCACGCTGGTCAACCAGATCCTTGGCGAAGACCGATTGCTCACCGGGCCCGAAGCAGGGATCACGCGCGATGCCATTTCGCTGCGCACGGATTGGGTCGGGCCGGAGGGGGATGTTATCCCCATGCGGATCTTCGACACGGCAGGCATGCGCAAAAAGGCCAAGGTGCAGGAAAAGCTGGAAAAACTGTCGGTCGGTGACGGATTGCGGGCGGTGAAATTCGCCGAAGTGGTCGTCGTGCTGCTGGATGCTGCGATCCCCTTTGAACAGCAGGATTTGCGCATCGCCGATCTGGCCGAGCGTGAGGGGCGCGCGGTCGTCGTTGCGGTCAACAAATGGGACATCGAGGAAAACAAACAGGCCAAGTTGAATGAGTTGCGTGAGAGCTTTGAGCGGCTTTTGCCGCAGTTGCGCGGCGCCCCTTTGGTCACGGTCTCGGCGCGGACCGGGCGGGGTCTTGATCGGTTGCACAAGGCTGTTCTGCGCGCCTATGAGGTCTGGAACCGCCGCGTCACCACCGCGCAACTGAACCGCTGGCTTGCCGGCATGCTGGAGGCGCATCCACCCCCCGCGCCGCAGGGCAAACGGATCAAGCTGCGCTATATGACGCAGGCGAAAACACGCCCGCCGGGATTTGTGGTGATGTGTTCGCATCCCGATAAGGTGCCGGACAGTTACAACCGCTATCTGGTGAACGGATTGCGGCTCGACTTTGATATGCCGGGAACGCCGATCCGGTTGTGGATGCGCGGTCAGAACGATGCCAACCCCTATAAGGGGCGCAAAAAGGCGCCGCCTTCGAAACTGCGCAAACACACCGACGGGCGTCGCAAGGATTAA
- a CDS encoding tryptophan-rich sensory protein → MTKPIAFLAVLLCLTFAGSTLWVPDFGGFDADQFPIPQMDPPVQPAGYAFAIWGIIYLWLLLGMGFGLWKRREDPTWHAMRAPLCVSLAVGSIWLPVAVVSPVWAAILIWAMLIPALIALFRAPRDDRGWALGPVGLYAGWLSAASCVALGLVAAGYGYLDDETAAFAFIFLALLIASAVQNQLRRAPSYGIAVIWALVAIVVQNMASYPTVAALAGGGALALTLPVWKAWRAGRAASA, encoded by the coding sequence ATGACGAAACCAATTGCCTTTCTTGCCGTGCTGCTCTGCCTGACCTTTGCGGGGTCCACCCTCTGGGTGCCTGATTTTGGCGGTTTTGACGCTGACCAGTTCCCGATCCCGCAAATGGACCCGCCGGTGCAACCCGCAGGCTATGCCTTTGCGATCTGGGGCATCATCTATCTGTGGTTGCTGCTGGGGATGGGCTTTGGCCTGTGGAAACGCCGCGAGGACCCCACATGGCACGCCATGCGCGCGCCGCTCTGCGTGTCACTGGCGGTCGGCTCCATCTGGTTGCCGGTGGCTGTCGTCAGCCCGGTCTGGGCCGCGATCCTGATCTGGGCCATGCTGATCCCCGCGCTGATCGCGCTGTTTCGCGCACCACGCGATGATCGGGGCTGGGCGCTGGGGCCGGTCGGGCTTTATGCGGGCTGGCTGAGTGCTGCAAGCTGTGTCGCCCTCGGGCTGGTGGCCGCGGGCTATGGATACCTTGATGACGAGACCGCGGCCTTCGCCTTCATATTCCTGGCCCTGCTGATTGCCTCGGCGGTGCAAAACCAACTGCGCCGCGCGCCAAGCTACGGCATCGCCGTCATCTGGGCGCTGGTCGCAATCGTCGTACAGAACATGGCCAGCTATCCCACCGTTGCAGCGCTCGCCGGGGGTGGCGCATTGGCCCTGACGCTGCCGGTCTGGAAGGCGTGGCGCGCGGGCAGAGCAGCCTCCGCCTAG
- a CDS encoding DUF2235 domain-containing protein, producing the protein MAVIAIFCDGTWSTLESGAQTHVARLAGDCAESKTQKIIYVPGVGTGTGMASALGRWLSKVGGGFFGWGLNRNIRIAYLALCKTYQPGDRIMIFGFSRGAYTARSLVGMIRKCGILSDPTPENLRSAFRLYRSRGARNAPDAPHVRAQRRRLSPDYATSAVDAIERADHSYLVRITYLGVWDTVGALGIPALFLGRLAAFWNQRHAFHDTSLTHLVEQARHALALDEKRALFAPALWDNLDASDAGPGLNRGDQSEARRYQQVWFAGNHGIVGGSAAPQGLAAASLAWIFKAACAAGLEVKTGYQIPDTPIDAVVEAPDLYRVHWAYRLLPWLEAWRAGPCAATDLHPTVRLRAVLLTGYRPRSLRKVMPRLFRKP; encoded by the coding sequence ATGGCCGTGATCGCGATATTCTGTGATGGCACCTGGAGCACGCTGGAAAGCGGCGCGCAGACACATGTGGCGCGCCTCGCCGGGGACTGCGCGGAGTCGAAAACGCAAAAGATCATCTATGTTCCCGGTGTCGGCACCGGCACCGGCATGGCAAGTGCCTTGGGGCGCTGGCTTTCCAAGGTGGGGGGCGGGTTTTTCGGCTGGGGTCTGAACCGCAATATCAGGATCGCCTATCTCGCCCTCTGCAAGACCTATCAACCGGGCGACAGGATCATGATCTTTGGCTTTTCGCGCGGCGCATATACGGCGCGGTCGCTGGTCGGCATGATCCGAAAATGCGGTATCCTGTCCGACCCGACGCCGGAAAACCTGCGCTCGGCCTTTCGGCTCTACCGCTCACGCGGGGCGCGCAATGCGCCGGATGCGCCGCATGTGCGCGCGCAGCGGCGGCGGCTGTCGCCCGACTACGCAACCAGTGCGGTTGATGCCATCGAACGGGCCGATCACAGTTATCTGGTGCGCATCACGTACCTTGGGGTGTGGGATACGGTGGGTGCGCTGGGAATTCCTGCGCTGTTTCTGGGGCGTCTGGCCGCCTTTTGGAACCAGCGCCATGCGTTTCACGACACATCCCTCACGCATCTTGTGGAACAGGCCCGCCATGCGCTGGCACTGGATGAAAAACGCGCGCTTTTTGCGCCGGCCTTGTGGGATAATCTGGACGCATCGGACGCAGGGCCAGGCCTCAATCGCGGCGATCAGAGCGAGGCGCGGCGTTACCAGCAGGTCTGGTTTGCAGGTAATCACGGCATTGTCGGCGGCTCCGCCGCGCCGCAGGGGCTGGCCGCAGCCTCGCTTGCGTGGATATTCAAGGCGGCCTGCGCGGCGGGGTTGGAGGTAAAAACGGGCTATCAGATTCCGGACACGCCCATTGATGCGGTGGTAGAAGCACCGGATTTATACCGGGTGCACTGGGCCTATCGTCTGCTTCCATGGCTTGAGGCATGGCGGGCCGGACCCTGCGCGGCCACAGACCTGCATCCGACTGTCCGGCTGCGTGCGGTTTTGCTAACCGGCTATCGCCCCAGATCGCTGCGCAAGGTGATGCCACGGCTTTTTCGCAAGCCCTGA